In Sphingobacterium zeae, one genomic interval encodes:
- a CDS encoding exo-rhamnogalacturonan lyase family protein: MTLNRRKFIKNTGLFGLGIGPLASLNLYGGPNRTAHKSGDNHSEAALDIPLHWIDRQQGAPSLGTTFGVPWPKGKVREQQQFELRDNQGHTAPIQTWPLAFWPDGSVKWSACAVANPSTLIQEELFLTASERIQPGIQVQEHEESITVDNGLLKVTFGKTGTKLLQEIRQDGRLVASAAFLQILLQDAPDAEPGENLNRTTWQSHIEKTVVENSGSQRVLIRVAGTHQHGEQKKIPFIVRFYLYDKSPTIKVIHTFLYDGDEQRDFIKGIGLSVVMPLHDTPTYNRYIRFVGENGEVFSEAVKGLTGLRRDPGSAVRKQQLEGKEVKWENITETAKKGLPFIPEFGDYTLLQAHPSASSIEKRTKSGHAWIHSHDGGRAMGTAYLGTPSAGVALGIRNFWQSYPGQLDIRGAASDAATLTAWLWAPKAEAMDLRFYHDGMGQDSYEKQWEGLEITYEDYEAGYGSPIGVARTSELYLSIFDQSPPSEKLRQLAQAYQQPPLLSASPSYLFEQQVFGANWGLPDRSSALKAALEDKLDALVTFYKGEVDRRGWYGFWNYGDVMHSYDADRHVWKYDVGGFAWDNSELGTDLWLWYYYLRSGNRDCFRFAEAMCRHTGEVDVHHLGRFAPLGSRHNVMHWGCSAKQLRISTALNRRFYYYLTADERTGDLLREQVEAAYRLQDIVALRKRVDEPVVTEKGKALVGFGTDWGAIAAAWFTEWERTLDPKILARLKASMQSIADQPQGFFTGLSLLDIATGKFDRQKDKTVRVSHLNAVFGLVEICQEILLVIPDKRFETAWLQYCRLYNASDEERLHALGTKEGKFNLRSSHARLTAYAAFKLGDQLLAERTWHELLGTKAGSFVQATTIPLVGLANNQQEWKNISTNEAAQWSLSTFQCLHYVGKFLK, encoded by the coding sequence ATGACATTGAACAGACGGAAATTTATAAAAAACACCGGCCTCTTCGGTTTGGGCATCGGGCCGCTCGCCAGCCTCAACTTATATGGCGGTCCAAACCGGACTGCACATAAAAGCGGTGATAACCACTCAGAAGCTGCGTTGGACATTCCATTGCACTGGATCGACCGGCAACAGGGAGCACCCTCTTTGGGGACAACTTTCGGTGTCCCCTGGCCAAAAGGAAAGGTAAGGGAACAGCAGCAATTCGAGCTGCGCGATAACCAGGGCCATACGGCCCCCATCCAAACCTGGCCCTTGGCTTTCTGGCCAGATGGTTCCGTGAAATGGTCGGCATGCGCCGTTGCTAATCCATCGACACTGATCCAGGAAGAACTTTTTTTGACAGCGAGTGAGCGCATACAGCCAGGGATCCAAGTACAGGAGCACGAGGAGTCCATCACTGTCGATAATGGCCTTTTAAAAGTGACTTTCGGAAAGACGGGAACTAAGCTGCTACAGGAAATCCGACAAGATGGCCGGCTCGTTGCTAGCGCTGCTTTCTTGCAGATTTTGTTGCAGGATGCCCCTGATGCAGAACCCGGAGAAAATTTAAATAGGACTACATGGCAGTCCCATATTGAAAAAACTGTAGTCGAAAACAGTGGCAGCCAGCGTGTCCTCATTCGCGTGGCGGGAACGCATCAGCATGGCGAGCAAAAAAAAATCCCGTTTATCGTCCGTTTTTATCTTTACGACAAGTCGCCCACGATAAAAGTAATTCACACCTTTTTATATGACGGCGATGAACAGCGCGATTTTATCAAGGGAATAGGCCTATCTGTGGTAATGCCATTGCATGATACGCCGACCTACAATCGTTACATTCGTTTTGTCGGGGAAAACGGCGAAGTCTTTTCCGAAGCGGTGAAAGGGCTTACGGGACTTCGCCGTGATCCAGGCAGCGCGGTACGGAAGCAACAGCTGGAAGGAAAGGAAGTCAAATGGGAGAACATTACGGAGACCGCAAAAAAAGGACTCCCCTTTATTCCCGAATTTGGCGATTATACCTTGCTGCAGGCCCATCCCTCTGCCAGCAGCATCGAAAAACGGACCAAATCCGGCCATGCTTGGATTCATAGCCACGATGGTGGCCGCGCTATGGGAACCGCATACTTAGGGACACCTTCCGCTGGAGTCGCTTTGGGTATTCGTAACTTTTGGCAAAGTTATCCGGGCCAGCTGGATATCCGTGGTGCCGCATCCGATGCAGCTACCCTGACAGCCTGGTTGTGGGCTCCGAAGGCCGAAGCAATGGACCTGCGATTCTACCACGACGGCATGGGACAGGACAGCTATGAAAAACAATGGGAAGGCCTCGAGATCACCTACGAAGACTACGAGGCTGGATACGGAAGTCCAATCGGTGTCGCACGCACCTCCGAATTATATTTATCCATCTTCGACCAGAGCCCCCCGTCTGAAAAATTGAGGCAACTGGCGCAGGCATACCAGCAACCACCACTACTATCGGCCAGTCCATCCTATCTCTTCGAGCAGCAGGTGTTTGGCGCCAACTGGGGGCTTCCAGACCGCAGCTCGGCCCTGAAAGCGGCGCTGGAAGATAAATTGGATGCACTCGTTACCTTCTATAAGGGAGAGGTTGATCGTAGAGGTTGGTACGGATTCTGGAACTACGGCGACGTCATGCATAGTTATGATGCAGATCGACATGTGTGGAAATACGATGTGGGCGGTTTTGCCTGGGATAACTCTGAACTTGGCACCGATCTTTGGCTCTGGTACTATTACCTCCGTTCGGGCAATCGCGATTGCTTTCGTTTTGCCGAAGCCATGTGCAGACACACCGGAGAAGTAGATGTACATCATCTTGGGCGGTTTGCCCCTTTGGGAAGCCGCCACAATGTGATGCATTGGGGTTGCAGTGCCAAGCAGCTCCGTATCAGTACGGCGCTCAACAGACGGTTTTATTATTACCTCACCGCAGATGAACGTACAGGCGATCTGTTGCGTGAGCAGGTGGAAGCCGCTTATAGGCTTCAAGATATCGTGGCCCTTCGCAAGCGAGTGGATGAACCTGTTGTCACAGAAAAAGGCAAAGCGCTGGTAGGTTTTGGTACCGACTGGGGAGCGATTGCGGCAGCATGGTTTACAGAATGGGAACGAACCCTCGACCCTAAAATATTGGCCCGCCTCAAAGCCAGCATGCAAAGCATCGCCGACCAACCGCAAGGTTTTTTCACAGGGCTGAGCCTGCTGGATATTGCTACCGGAAAATTTGACCGCCAAAAAGATAAAACTGTGCGGGTATCACATCTGAATGCTGTTTTTGGACTTGTCGAAATCTGTCAGGAAATACTGCTTGTAATTCCCGACAAAAGATTTGAAACAGCCTGGCTGCAATACTGTCGCTTATACAACGCATCCGATGAGGAGCGGCTACATGCGCTGGGTACCAAAGAAGGCAAATTTAACCTACGGAGCAGCCATGCCAGGCTTACGGCTTATGCCGCATTCAAATTGGGTGATCAGTTGCTGGCAGAAAGAACATGGCATGAACTTCTTGGAACCAAGGCCGGATCCTTCGTTCAGGCCACCACTATACCACTGGTAGGGCTAGCGAACAATCAGCAGGAATGGAAAAATATATCAACAAACGAAGCGGCCCAATGGAGCTTAAGTACGTTTCAGTGCCTACATTACGTCGGTAAGTTTCTAAAATAA
- a CDS encoding RagB/SusD family nutrient uptake outer membrane protein, translating to MRLEKNTIKKGALWALTILLTGIGLSSCKDFLKEEMVSTITQDYFESEKGLDELVVANYNILRFKYGFMEGPFLFETGNDIVEPLDNAWATFSPAVWSPSGAAGEYANNLIGYYQTQLLGAYPIINDCNKAIEIITERAPGKYANDAAYANQKLSELYFLRAYAYYLLVTQLGDVPFPLKSNNSLPANFYLPKTNSATIYAKLISDLRFAEQHLPIAVQTQRGRITRNAAQHFLAKLYLQRHQAAAFKSYRNADGTLDPASPNAYQGLLYKGEGIADLDSTIYYSSQVINSGITLASNYWDLFAIEKGNWTNETNPEIILQASYGNNLDNGRYGMRTNAAFTADYRNAAWNIPSWTWSYGLLKGQGFLPSDWGYDVFTDKINDSRFEKSFQLEYQSASFDNASQSDGPGLAYTDAKNASLAWQANEADFFNANIKPNYPRPSWKGRNAQAGQRKIGTADLGLVFLENSKETAIDINEALAQPYVLYPRWIKDNGKYYYRKTGADRYSGNAGLLLNRKVRPSSRKFIDPNRSTVDNHFGTRDVAIFRLAETFLIRAEAYGRKGDYANAIADINKLRNRAAYKAGENRAEVLARLYPGAESLRAEERSYPYSSATATFDKISVDASYWDGSSAKSKAEQYPSEANTELKRFVHFIYNEYSREFNTEQVLYEGIHHAGIQLERMLHHAQLASSRNAGWPKSDNPSGVNGQDGNGKGTFSATHTFKPFPQSYISMLTDKDGVLLDETARRAYQNPGY from the coding sequence ATGAGACTTGAAAAAAACACTATAAAAAAAGGTGCCCTTTGGGCCTTAACTATACTATTGACAGGAATAGGATTAAGTTCCTGCAAAGACTTTCTCAAAGAAGAAATGGTCTCTACGATTACTCAAGACTATTTTGAATCTGAAAAAGGACTTGACGAACTGGTCGTTGCAAACTACAACATCTTACGTTTTAAATATGGGTTTATGGAAGGCCCCTTTCTTTTTGAAACAGGCAACGATATCGTCGAACCACTTGATAATGCATGGGCTACCTTCAGTCCCGCAGTGTGGTCGCCATCAGGAGCCGCAGGCGAATACGCCAATAACCTGATCGGCTATTATCAAACCCAACTATTGGGGGCCTACCCCATTATAAATGACTGCAACAAAGCCATCGAAATTATTACCGAAAGAGCACCAGGAAAGTATGCAAATGACGCGGCATATGCCAATCAAAAGCTTTCCGAACTCTATTTTCTACGGGCCTATGCCTATTACTTACTGGTTACCCAACTGGGCGATGTTCCTTTTCCTCTGAAAAGCAACAACAGTCTTCCGGCCAATTTTTATCTGCCCAAAACAAATTCGGCGACCATTTATGCCAAATTAATTTCAGACCTGCGATTTGCCGAGCAGCATTTACCTATTGCCGTACAGACGCAGCGCGGACGGATTACCCGCAATGCAGCCCAGCATTTCCTAGCGAAACTTTACCTGCAGCGCCATCAGGCCGCAGCCTTTAAATCCTACCGGAATGCAGACGGCACTTTAGACCCCGCAAGTCCCAATGCCTACCAGGGGCTATTATATAAAGGGGAAGGAATAGCAGATCTGGATTCCACCATTTATTATTCCTCTCAGGTCATAAATTCCGGGATCACCCTGGCCTCAAATTATTGGGACCTTTTTGCCATTGAGAAAGGAAATTGGACGAACGAAACAAATCCAGAGATCATCCTACAGGCCTCCTATGGTAATAATTTGGACAATGGTCGTTACGGCATGCGCACCAATGCAGCCTTCACCGCCGATTACCGCAATGCGGCCTGGAATATCCCAAGCTGGACCTGGTCTTATGGACTGCTAAAAGGTCAGGGATTTTTACCCTCAGACTGGGGTTATGATGTATTTACGGATAAAATAAATGATTCCCGTTTTGAAAAATCATTCCAGCTCGAATATCAGAGTGCTTCTTTCGATAATGCGTCCCAATCGGACGGTCCTGGTCTTGCCTATACCGACGCTAAGAATGCTTCCCTGGCCTGGCAAGCTAATGAAGCCGATTTCTTTAATGCCAATATCAAGCCGAACTATCCACGTCCATCCTGGAAAGGGCGGAATGCGCAGGCCGGGCAGCGGAAAATTGGAACCGCTGATTTGGGACTTGTTTTCCTTGAAAACAGCAAAGAAACGGCCATTGATATCAATGAGGCCCTTGCACAACCTTATGTACTCTATCCGCGATGGATCAAAGACAACGGAAAATATTATTACCGAAAGACAGGTGCCGACAGGTACAGTGGAAACGCGGGGCTGTTATTAAACCGGAAAGTGCGTCCATCTTCACGAAAATTTATCGATCCGAATCGCAGTACAGTAGACAACCATTTTGGTACGCGTGATGTAGCCATTTTTCGACTCGCCGAAACTTTTCTTATCCGTGCAGAAGCCTATGGCCGAAAAGGAGACTATGCCAATGCCATTGCCGATATCAATAAATTACGAAACCGAGCCGCCTACAAAGCCGGAGAAAACCGCGCCGAGGTATTGGCCCGCTTGTACCCTGGAGCCGAATCATTGCGTGCAGAAGAACGCTCTTACCCTTACAGCTCCGCGACGGCCACCTTTGATAAAATCAGCGTCGACGCTTCCTATTGGGACGGAAGCTCCGCGAAATCCAAGGCCGAACAATATCCGTCTGAGGCGAATACCGAATTGAAACGTTTTGTCCATTTTATCTACAATGAATACTCGCGCGAGTTTAATACGGAGCAGGTCTTATACGAAGGGATACACCATGCAGGAATACAGCTGGAGCGTATGTTGCATCATGCCCAGCTTGCTTCGAGCCGAAATGCGGGATGGCCCAAATCGGATAATCCATCCGGAGTGAATGGTCAGGACGGCAACGGAAAGGGAACCTTTTCGGCAACCCATACTTTCAAACCTTTTCCGCAATCGTATATCAGTATGTTAACCGATAAAGATGGTGTGCTCCTTGATGAAACAGCCCGCCGTGCCTATCAGAATCCTGGATATTAA
- a CDS encoding SusC/RagA family TonB-linked outer membrane protein: MSINNWKRLSVALFASFQASVVVAQQPVSPIINADLIGTLLDARTNRPIAGATVQLDAVTHSVQTDTWGRFSFRTGQKLPFKIIVSHLGYVSDTLVVQRSPVEIKLQPNDRQLDEIVVVGYGTTKKGDITGALSQIKGQDLNDRPIANIVQGIQGKASGVDITSNNRPGGIGTIRIRGNRSINASNEPLYVVDGIPISASEAAIINPKDIASIEILKDASATAIYGSRGANGVILVSLLEGKKGQVAVQYNGSISFDQIHSTTDWMDSKALLDWQRQSHINGGTYTGKYGTAPDPDFYIQNFGGGETYGIESIRNAFSWGTDGKPLLRDATAEEIAKGYAAQVPLYNGDNILNQGWTDLVTRLAKTNNHSLSLSSGNEKSSLYLSAGLLDQQGAMIDQDYKRYTTTLKGDVSPRTWLKLGISTIGSYAVQNYGMADNSANSGGKDSYSQALALMPYAPAYDENGLLLNTNRTGLSAHNVLLNIENSKNEYTQYSVLSNAFAQLNFTPWLKYQLKFGVQYTGVENGSFYGPDYTNPFSAVGTAPLIGYNSHSKRLSWVFENMLTFDKKWADQSLKVDALQSSQENRSNGINIRAQDITFPSSLWYNLGANDLGRPMSYGTSYSKYTLLSYMLRANYALKNKYLLTATGRWDGASVLAQGHKFDFFPSLAVAYKLEEEPWLKQVSWINQLKFRYGIGVTGNSSVSPYTTSGTIAGAAYVFDETQYPGYKSSSMPNANLGWEKTVQHNVGLDFGFLNNRISGSIEWYRANTKDLLLNRSIPPVLGYNSILGNIGKTSNSGLEISLSSKNVDRPDFSWNTTLTWSRNREKIVELVDGKVDDVANGWFIGQPIAVFRDYVYDRLWQQTPEDLRLIELYRKIGNITALPGQVKIKDQQLVEVQPGTEGAKSVTLASGETVTYLDNGFGTINDNDKELLGSNRPKWSGGIVNAFRYKNWDLSFFVYARIGSRYYGALQTYGRRIENDVWSPENTAASFPQQTTATYTNYNAARNYTNGSLVSLRYISLGYTFKQSLLDRLNIGSLQVYAQILNPVIWGGEAVKIGLNPDDVNGWDNAAAAQRGGQTSNTILLRSAVLGLRIGL; encoded by the coding sequence ATGAGCATAAACAATTGGAAACGATTGTCTGTGGCGCTATTTGCCTCATTTCAGGCAAGTGTAGTTGTTGCACAGCAACCCGTTTCACCTATTATCAATGCAGATCTTATTGGTACACTACTTGATGCACGAACCAATAGACCCATCGCTGGGGCAACGGTGCAATTAGACGCCGTCACACACAGCGTACAAACCGATACCTGGGGCCGTTTTTCTTTCCGAACTGGCCAAAAATTACCTTTTAAAATTATTGTGAGCCACCTGGGGTATGTCTCGGATACCCTCGTTGTGCAACGCTCGCCCGTAGAGATCAAATTGCAACCCAATGACCGTCAACTCGACGAAATTGTCGTCGTCGGATACGGAACGACAAAAAAAGGCGATATTACAGGTGCCCTCTCCCAGATCAAAGGGCAAGATCTCAATGATCGTCCCATAGCAAATATCGTTCAAGGGATACAGGGTAAAGCAAGCGGCGTGGACATTACCTCAAATAACCGTCCCGGTGGCATAGGTACCATACGCATTCGCGGTAACCGCTCCATAAATGCCTCCAATGAGCCCCTATATGTGGTCGACGGAATTCCGATATCCGCAAGTGAAGCAGCGATTATTAATCCCAAAGACATTGCCTCGATTGAAATTCTCAAAGACGCCTCTGCAACGGCAATATACGGTTCACGTGGCGCAAATGGCGTGATACTGGTTTCACTTTTGGAAGGAAAAAAAGGACAGGTCGCTGTGCAGTACAATGGGTCAATATCTTTCGATCAGATCCATTCTACCACAGATTGGATGGATTCAAAGGCACTTTTGGACTGGCAACGGCAGAGCCACATCAACGGGGGGACCTATACGGGAAAATATGGCACAGCCCCCGATCCTGATTTTTATATTCAAAATTTTGGTGGCGGCGAAACTTATGGTATCGAGTCAATCCGAAATGCCTTCAGCTGGGGAACAGACGGCAAACCGCTACTCCGTGATGCAACAGCGGAGGAAATTGCCAAGGGATATGCCGCGCAAGTGCCTCTATATAACGGCGACAATATCCTCAACCAGGGTTGGACAGATTTAGTGACACGCCTGGCAAAAACCAATAATCATAGCCTCTCCCTCTCTTCGGGCAATGAAAAATCGAGTCTTTATCTCTCGGCAGGACTGCTCGATCAGCAGGGTGCAATGATCGATCAGGATTATAAACGGTATACCACAACATTAAAAGGTGATGTTTCACCACGAACATGGTTGAAGCTGGGCATATCAACAATAGGAAGCTATGCTGTCCAAAACTATGGAATGGCCGATAATTCCGCCAATTCGGGTGGAAAAGATTCCTACAGCCAAGCCCTAGCACTCATGCCTTATGCGCCGGCCTATGACGAAAATGGCCTTCTCTTAAACACCAATCGTACCGGTCTGTCAGCACATAATGTCTTGCTGAATATTGAAAACAGCAAAAATGAGTACACCCAGTATAGTGTGCTTTCCAATGCCTTTGCGCAGCTCAATTTTACCCCCTGGCTAAAATATCAGCTTAAATTTGGGGTACAATATACAGGGGTAGAAAATGGTTCCTTCTATGGCCCTGACTACACGAACCCATTCTCGGCCGTGGGTACCGCTCCGCTGATTGGCTATAATTCCCATAGCAAACGGTTATCCTGGGTGTTTGAAAATATGTTAACATTCGACAAGAAATGGGCTGATCAGTCGCTGAAAGTGGATGCTTTGCAGTCATCACAGGAAAATCGATCCAATGGCATTAATATCCGGGCACAGGATATCACCTTTCCTTCCTCACTCTGGTACAATTTGGGGGCAAATGATCTGGGCCGCCCCATGAGCTATGGTACATCCTATAGCAAATACACGCTGCTTTCGTATATGCTACGCGCCAATTATGCCCTGAAAAATAAGTACCTCCTTACAGCTACTGGCCGCTGGGATGGCGCATCGGTACTTGCACAAGGGCACAAGTTTGACTTTTTCCCCTCTTTGGCAGTCGCCTATAAACTGGAAGAAGAACCCTGGCTGAAACAGGTGAGTTGGATTAATCAGCTCAAATTCCGCTATGGAATCGGTGTAACAGGAAATTCTTCGGTATCTCCCTACACCACTTCGGGAACAATCGCAGGTGCAGCCTATGTTTTTGACGAAACCCAATATCCGGGCTATAAATCATCGTCTATGCCGAATGCCAATCTTGGCTGGGAAAAAACTGTGCAGCATAATGTGGGACTGGATTTTGGATTTCTGAACAACAGGATATCGGGTTCGATCGAATGGTATCGGGCGAATACCAAAGATCTCCTGCTCAATCGATCCATTCCCCCAGTATTAGGTTACAACAGCATATTGGGCAATATCGGAAAAACGAGTAACAGCGGGCTTGAAATCTCGTTATCAAGTAAAAATGTCGACCGCCCAGATTTTTCCTGGAACACCACCTTGACCTGGAGTAGAAACCGCGAGAAGATCGTCGAATTGGTCGATGGCAAGGTAGACGATGTCGCCAATGGTTGGTTTATCGGGCAACCGATAGCGGTATTTAGGGACTATGTATACGACCGCTTGTGGCAGCAAACTCCCGAAGACCTCCGGCTGATTGAACTGTATCGGAAAATTGGCAATATCACGGCGCTACCGGGGCAAGTAAAGATTAAAGACCAGCAACTGGTGGAAGTGCAGCCCGGTACCGAGGGCGCAAAATCTGTCACACTCGCATCAGGCGAAACGGTGACCTATCTTGACAACGGATTTGGAACCATCAACGACAATGATAAAGAGCTGCTGGGCAGCAACAGGCCCAAATGGAGTGGCGGTATTGTCAACGCTTTTCGTTACAAAAACTGGGATCTTTCTTTCTTTGTCTATGCGCGCATCGGTAGCCGTTATTATGGTGCACTTCAGACGTACGGACGACGGATTGAAAACGATGTTTGGAGTCCTGAAAACACTGCGGCTTCTTTCCCACAGCAGACGACAGCAACGTATACCAACTACAATGCCGCCCGGAATTATACCAATGGCAGTTTGGTCTCTTTGCGCTATATCTCCCTGGGCTACACGTTCAAACAGTCCCTGTTGGATAGGCTCAATATCGGAAGCCTGCAAGTATATGCACAGATCCTAAATCCAGTAATCTGGGGCGGCGAAGCGGTAAAAATAGGCCTCAATCCAGACGATGTGAATGGCTGGGATAATGCTGCTGCTGCCCAGCGTGGTGGTCAGACCTCCAATACCATCTTATTGCGCAGTGCCGTGCTCGGCTTAAGAATCGGTCTTTAA
- a CDS encoding DUF6250 domain-containing protein, whose protein sequence is MLKFFKRRYFTLSWLLLIHFISPAQEKSTWKVPLNEVNRWIIELEYPDKSHIEASNEGLVIDSYGGATLWLDTLLTGDYLIQYEREISLDKGENKRLSDLNQFWLAQEPHNEIKLKSRDGRLDSYNDLILFYVGIGGNNNSTTRFRRYDGSGERILLAEKNEKPFLLEAGRSDTISTFVRASKRQTEVWMNGKRLFVEEGIQNTKGYFGLRLTASRQVIKWLTLSKL, encoded by the coding sequence ATGCTCAAATTTTTTAAAAGGCGCTATTTCACATTATCTTGGCTGCTGTTGATTCATTTTATTAGTCCAGCGCAAGAAAAGTCCACATGGAAAGTGCCATTAAACGAAGTAAACCGATGGATCATCGAACTGGAGTATCCCGACAAGTCGCATATTGAAGCGAGCAACGAAGGATTAGTTATTGACTCCTATGGCGGAGCCACTTTATGGCTAGACACCTTGCTGACCGGCGATTACCTCATCCAATACGAAAGGGAAATAAGTCTTGACAAGGGCGAGAACAAACGGCTCTCTGATCTGAACCAGTTTTGGCTCGCACAGGAGCCGCACAACGAAATAAAACTTAAATCCAGGGATGGTAGATTAGACAGTTATAATGACCTAATCCTTTTCTATGTGGGTATTGGGGGCAACAACAATAGTACAACCCGGTTTCGCCGCTACGACGGATCTGGCGAAAGGATACTTTTGGCCGAGAAAAATGAAAAACCTTTTTTGCTGGAGGCAGGCCGCTCCGACACAATCTCTACTTTCGTACGTGCATCAAAGAGACAAACAGAAGTCTGGATGAACGGCAAGCGTTTATTTGTGGAAGAAGGCATCCAAAATACCAAAGGCTACTTTGGGCTGCGGCTTACCGCGAGCCGGCAGGTGATAAAATGGCTCACCCTATCCAAATTATAG